In Oryza sativa Japonica Group chromosome 2, ASM3414082v1, the following are encoded in one genomic region:
- the LOC4329015 gene encoding uncharacterized protein produces MGLFKGSFTFMVGMGCGVYVAQNYNVPNIKKLFNTYVFMAKHIEETYRKPKKDDD; encoded by the coding sequence ATGGGGTTATTCAAGGGCAGCTTCACATTCATGGTGGGAATGGGATGTGGTGTCTATGTAGCTCAGAACTACAATGTTCCAAACATCAAGAAGCTTTTCAACACATATGTTTTCATGGCAAAGCACATCGAGGAAACGTATCGGAAGCCAAAGAAAGATGATGACTGA